Proteins from a genomic interval of Acetobacterium woodii DSM 1030:
- a CDS encoding metal ABC transporter permease has product MLSALWEYQFLQNAFVAGILASIVCGMIGVIIVEKKLVMMSGGIAHTAYGGVGLGYLLGFEPIIGAFVFSVCAALGIGYINNKGGTSSDVIIGLFWSMGMALGILFIALMPGYPPDLSSYLFGNILSVTRGDLYLMIALTLIVVFVVVVFFNHWKTYLFDEEFAAILGIKTKLFEYVLLILVAMTVVVLIRVVGIILVIALLTAPAASAGLLSLNFRNRMIYAIIIGIIFCLTGMWISYEMNIASGAAIVILSVSFYFCLYLGRQVKVNIQKRSWKRQSLKNEEIK; this is encoded by the coding sequence ATGCTAAGTGCTTTATGGGAATATCAATTTTTACAAAATGCTTTTGTCGCAGGGATTCTCGCCAGTATTGTATGTGGCATGATCGGCGTGATTATCGTTGAAAAAAAACTGGTGATGATGAGTGGCGGAATTGCGCACACCGCTTATGGCGGGGTGGGATTAGGTTATTTATTGGGTTTTGAACCGATTATCGGGGCGTTTGTTTTTTCGGTCTGTGCTGCGTTGGGAATCGGTTATATTAATAATAAAGGCGGCACCAGTTCGGATGTCATTATCGGCTTGTTCTGGTCGATGGGGATGGCTTTGGGGATTCTCTTTATAGCCTTAATGCCGGGTTATCCGCCGGATCTAAGCTCTTATCTTTTTGGTAATATTTTATCGGTAACGCGCGGAGACCTTTATTTGATGATCGCTCTAACGCTGATTGTCGTTTTTGTGGTGGTTGTTTTTTTTAATCATTGGAAGACCTATTTGTTTGATGAAGAATTTGCGGCGATCTTAGGAATCAAGACAAAGTTGTTTGAATATGTGTTGTTAATTCTGGTCGCCATGACGGTAGTTGTTCTGATTCGGGTAGTGGGGATTATTCTGGTTATCGCCTTGTTGACAGCCCCCGCCGCATCGGCCGGATTATTGAGTTTGAATTTTAGGAACCGGATGATTTACGCAATTATTATTGGGATTATTTTTTGTTTGACTGGCATGTGGATTTCCTATGAAATGAACATTGCTTCCGGAGCCGCAATCGTTATTTTGTCAGTCTCATTTTATTTTTGTTTGTATTTGGGACGGCAGGTAAAAGTTAATATTCAAAAACGAAGTTGGAAAAGACAATCTTTGAAAAATGAGGAAATTAAATGA
- a CDS encoding Fur family transcriptional regulator, translating to MKKPDIQENLKKKGLKSTKHRMAILDILVKKDHPIAAEQIFLEMQKMAISINLSTVYRNLEVLAEKNLVTKLALSGDDRYVYEYNRMIHRHYLICLGCKKILALEDCPIKGYEQQIESETDYQIVGHKLDLYGYCPSCRKNNS from the coding sequence ATGAAAAAGCCGGATATTCAAGAAAATTTAAAAAAAAAGGGATTGAAGTCGACTAAGCACCGGATGGCTATTCTCGATATTCTGGTAAAAAAAGATCATCCTATTGCCGCCGAACAAATTTTTTTAGAAATGCAAAAAATGGCGATATCAATTAATCTTTCAACAGTTTATCGTAATCTTGAGGTGTTGGCGGAAAAAAATCTGGTCACTAAATTGGCCTTATCAGGAGATGACCGTTACGTCTATGAGTACAATCGGATGATTCATCGACATTATCTGATTTGTTTAGGGTGTAAAAAAATATTAGCCCTCGAAGATTGCCCAATTAAAGGTTATGAACAGCAAATTGAAAGCGAAACAGATTATCAAATTGTTGGTCATAAGCTGGATCTTTACGGCTATTGTCCGAGTTGTCGAAAAAATAATAGCTGA
- a CDS encoding aldo/keto reductase, with protein sequence MKTVILGKTNIEVNKNGFGALPIQRIEKKDAVYLLQKAFYNGINYFDTARWYSDSEEKMGAAFSWIRDKIIISTKTAATNADSFWNDLEMSLKNLQTDYIDIYQFHNPSFCPRPGDESGLYDAMLKAKEQGKIRFIGITNHRLAVAEEAVMSNLYDTLQFPFCYLATAADVQLVKACKEKEMGFIAMKALSGGLITDAKPAYAYLNQFDHVAPIWGIQKESELDEFISFQEKPPVLTEAMRLQIEKDRQELSGNFCRGCGYCMPCPAEIEISMCARMSLMLRRAPQEMFLSEEWQEKMKKIENCLHCNQCVDKCPYELNTPKLLEKNYEDYQTFL encoded by the coding sequence ATGAAAACCGTAATTCTAGGGAAAACAAACATTGAAGTTAATAAAAATGGCTTTGGAGCATTACCAATCCAACGCATCGAAAAAAAAGACGCAGTTTATTTATTGCAAAAAGCATTTTACAATGGCATTAATTATTTTGATACCGCTCGTTGGTATTCCGATAGTGAAGAAAAAATGGGAGCGGCCTTTTCATGGATTCGAGATAAAATTATCATCAGCACTAAAACAGCGGCTACGAATGCAGATAGTTTCTGGAACGATTTAGAGATGAGTCTTAAAAATTTGCAGACCGACTATATTGATATCTATCAGTTCCATAATCCTTCATTCTGCCCCAGACCGGGAGATGAATCGGGACTTTATGATGCCATGCTAAAGGCCAAAGAACAAGGCAAAATCCGTTTTATCGGGATTACCAACCACCGCCTTGCCGTTGCCGAAGAAGCGGTCATGTCCAATCTCTATGATACGCTACAGTTTCCGTTCTGTTATCTTGCCACCGCAGCAGATGTTCAACTGGTAAAAGCTTGCAAAGAAAAAGAAATGGGGTTCATTGCCATGAAGGCCTTGTCGGGCGGCTTGATCACCGATGCTAAACCAGCTTATGCTTATCTGAACCAGTTTGATCATGTGGCGCCGATCTGGGGGATTCAAAAAGAAAGCGAACTGGATGAATTTATATCCTTTCAAGAAAAGCCGCCGGTGCTCACCGAGGCGATGCGATTACAAATTGAAAAGGATCGCCAGGAATTATCTGGTAATTTTTGCCGCGGATGCGGTTATTGTATGCCTTGTCCAGCGGAAATTGAAATTAGTATGTGTGCAAGAATGAGCCTAATGTTGCGTCGTGCGCCTCAGGAGATGTTTCTTTCGGAGGAATGGCAGGAAAAAATGAAAAAAATTGAGAATTGTCTTCATTGCAATCAATGCGTTGATAAATGTCCTTATGAATTGAATACGCCGAAGTTACTCGAGAAAAATTATGAGGATTATCAGACGTTTTTATAG
- a CDS encoding PucR family transcriptional regulator, producing MRVIMAMLYDGLKSCVLCQKGAAYNKHIYVDDVCFSKKSKIPTDVSYVFIDWSDFNQAAYVNIPSERLILATRSETVAKETLPPCALIIHSATSLSQLFEMCRDVMRNYFKWGDELLSLVMNNGDIHQIVACAHSLLTNPIMILDNSMKVLAFTKEDAMDDEVWRLTVEKGYADLDAHSSLVLKRALSLLNENDCAYNHPMHGDSLASAKNVIINGNRVAIISLMQKNHSISDGDFSCLCYFGELLALYYKTHNYHNHLTDNRLEMIIIDILAGRFKNDAELSARIRNVNWLPKNNFYILTLRSQHTFLNTTQLKKICDSVVKFISHACAVIFDDNIVVLINHDHLESIPAQESNLMKKFLDKNHLSAGISNCENSISEIARLYRQSLIAIDMGNYLGLNENFFTFKEHRVNSMLYAFINLGDVENYFNPCIKQLLEYDTKKNAALLATLVSYLDNNSKQLKTANELFIQRGTLVYRLKKIEELCSIDLTDSDVIFDLQLSIRIFKLMNKDAVLH from the coding sequence ATGAGAGTAATCATGGCAATGTTGTACGACGGCTTAAAATCCTGTGTTTTGTGTCAAAAAGGCGCAGCCTATAATAAACATATTTATGTTGACGATGTCTGTTTTTCAAAAAAAAGCAAAATTCCGACAGATGTCAGTTATGTTTTTATTGATTGGAGCGATTTTAATCAAGCGGCTTATGTTAATATCCCTTCTGAACGATTGATTTTGGCAACCCGTAGTGAAACCGTCGCAAAAGAGACTCTGCCACCATGCGCCCTGATTATTCACTCAGCTACCTCGTTATCGCAATTGTTTGAAATGTGCCGAGATGTCATGCGTAATTATTTTAAATGGGGCGATGAACTTTTATCACTGGTGATGAATAATGGCGACATTCATCAAATAGTCGCGTGTGCCCATTCACTGCTTACCAATCCGATTATGATTTTAGACAATTCCATGAAAGTACTTGCATTCACCAAAGAAGACGCCATGGATGATGAAGTCTGGCGGCTAACCGTTGAAAAAGGCTATGCCGATTTGGATGCGCATTCATCATTGGTTCTGAAACGGGCCTTGTCATTATTAAATGAAAATGACTGCGCCTATAATCATCCCATGCATGGTGACAGCCTGGCATCAGCCAAAAATGTAATCATAAATGGCAATCGTGTGGCAATCATTAGTCTGATGCAAAAAAATCATTCCATCAGCGATGGTGATTTTTCCTGTCTTTGCTATTTCGGAGAGTTACTGGCTTTATATTATAAAACGCATAATTATCATAACCATCTGACTGACAATCGCCTGGAAATGATCATCATCGACATTCTGGCAGGACGGTTTAAAAATGATGCCGAATTATCTGCTCGTATACGCAACGTCAACTGGCTTCCCAAAAATAATTTTTATATCCTGACCCTACGATCTCAACATACCTTCCTGAATACAACCCAGCTCAAAAAAATCTGCGACTCCGTTGTCAAATTTATTTCACATGCCTGCGCAGTAATTTTTGATGACAATATTGTTGTCCTGATTAACCATGACCATCTGGAAAGTATCCCTGCTCAGGAAAGCAATCTAATGAAAAAGTTTCTTGATAAAAATCATCTTTCTGCCGGCATCAGCAATTGCGAAAACAGCATCTCCGAGATCGCCAGACTTTATCGGCAATCGCTCATTGCTATTGATATGGGAAATTATCTGGGGCTTAATGAAAATTTTTTCACCTTTAAAGAACATCGGGTCAACAGTATGCTTTATGCATTTATCAATCTCGGTGATGTAGAAAACTATTTTAACCCCTGTATTAAACAATTACTTGAATATGATACAAAAAAAAACGCCGCTCTGCTGGCCACGCTCGTTTCTTACCTTGATAATAATAGCAAACAATTAAAAACCGCCAATGAATTATTTATCCAAAGAGGCACCCTCGTTTATCGTTTGAAAAAAATTGAAGAATTATGCAGTATTGATCTGACTGATTCGGATGTCATTTTTGATTTACAGCTTTCCATCCGAATTTTTAAATTAATGAACAAAGACGCTGTTTTACATTAA
- a CDS encoding SDR family NAD(P)-dependent oxidoreductase, whose amino-acid sequence MGRLENKIAVVTGATSGIGEAVALMYVKEGAKVVLVGRNESKGAALVSKISESGGEGLFVKCDLRNYDEIQKLKAAVDAKYDHVDILFNSAGVLVHKPFLEQNKEDFDLILETNYRAYVWMMQTFIPGMVEAGKGSIINVASISAIWPELNSYFYGAMKAAVANISRNVAKEFARKGIRVNCILPGPINTGMTPDFIKNDKEAQQGMIDTVCMLGRLGEPDDIAYPAVYLGSDESSFVTGTNITVDGGVCISN is encoded by the coding sequence ATGGGTCGATTAGAAAATAAGATTGCGGTAGTAACTGGAGCGACATCCGGTATTGGCGAAGCGGTAGCTTTAATGTATGTAAAGGAAGGTGCAAAGGTTGTTCTGGTTGGACGAAATGAGTCGAAGGGAGCTGCATTGGTCAGTAAAATTTCGGAATCAGGGGGCGAAGGTCTTTTTGTAAAATGTGATTTGCGTAATTATGATGAGATTCAAAAACTAAAAGCAGCAGTTGACGCAAAATACGATCACGTTGATATTTTGTTTAATTCAGCCGGAGTATTGGTGCATAAACCATTCCTTGAACAAAATAAAGAAGATTTCGATTTGATCTTGGAAACAAATTATCGGGCTTATGTCTGGATGATGCAGACTTTTATTCCCGGTATGGTGGAAGCTGGAAAAGGAAGTATTATTAATGTAGCCTCGATTTCAGCCATTTGGCCTGAATTAAATTCTTATTTCTATGGTGCAATGAAAGCCGCTGTAGCAAATATTTCGCGTAATGTTGCAAAAGAATTTGCCCGAAAAGGTATTCGCGTCAATTGTATTTTACCGGGGCCGATTAATACCGGGATGACGCCTGATTTTATTAAGAACGATAAAGAAGCGCAACAAGGTATGATTGATACCGTCTGTATGTTAGGACGTTTGGGCGAACCAGATGATATTGCATATCCCGCCGTTTATTTGGGTTCAGACGAATCCTCATTTGTAACCGGAACTAATATTACCGTTGATGGTGGTGTTTGTATCAGCAACTAA
- a CDS encoding 4Fe-4S dicluster domain-containing protein produces the protein MSNSDENKKEIPSGEYGRHIIQYPVEISFCAGCSSCEIVCGLVHEGVSSPSVNRIFLERGEKQSLMHTILTCQHCTDHPCYEKCPKRDEAMCIDENGIVYINEEKCIGCGLCAKACKFEPSRINFVKKADKTKRKAHKCDLCRTRENGPACIEFCQVKCIGLSDQPIPNQLTESI, from the coding sequence ATGAGTAATTCTGATGAAAACAAAAAAGAAATACCAAGTGGAGAATATGGCAGACATATAATTCAGTATCCAGTCGAAATATCGTTTTGTGCCGGTTGCTCTTCTTGTGAAATAGTGTGCGGTCTTGTGCATGAAGGCGTGTCAAGTCCTTCCGTCAATCGAATTTTTCTGGAGCGTGGGGAAAAACAATCTTTAATGCATACCATTTTAACATGTCAACATTGTACAGATCACCCATGTTATGAAAAATGTCCGAAAAGAGATGAAGCGATGTGCATTGATGAAAATGGCATTGTTTATATTAACGAAGAAAAATGTATTGGTTGCGGACTTTGTGCAAAAGCATGTAAATTTGAGCCAAGCCGGATTAACTTTGTAAAAAAAGCAGACAAAACAAAAAGAAAAGCACATAAATGTGATTTATGCCGTACACGGGAAAATGGACCTGCCTGCATTGAATTTTGTCAGGTGAAATGTATCGGGTTGAGCGATCAGCCGATCCCCAATCAACTGACAGAATCAATTTAA